The following are encoded together in the Mammaliicoccus vitulinus genome:
- a CDS encoding class I SAM-dependent methyltransferase: MNTVTNVRLTTAVKSNASLYKQVEDAFSILSALDLVNHINVIDRKKLTIRQLFQQDTTPLIVFESSGPKLYFTAETPIYFHLDTVKVKLQLMKQNKQPVLVEMVDYVAKDLPSFNFVDGTMGFGRDSYLILKTFKQATIYAIEQHPLIHYVISEGMKRYLDEETYKRIHFINDDYNKWVKRHPEVLDLLYLDNMFERTLDENDRMGELSKMTGTNQEIVSVSDYKYLIVKAHYKSPSFKKLKVTQCIRKSTKTHYGLKINHKRLGH; the protein is encoded by the coding sequence ATGAATACTGTGACTAATGTTAGGTTAACAACTGCCGTTAAATCAAATGCATCTCTCTACAAACAAGTAGAAGATGCATTTTCTATATTATCGGCATTAGATTTGGTCAATCATATAAACGTAATTGACCGAAAAAAATTAACCATTCGCCAATTATTTCAACAGGATACAACGCCGCTTATCGTATTTGAAAGTAGTGGGCCGAAACTGTATTTTACTGCTGAAACACCCATTTATTTTCACTTAGATACCGTAAAAGTGAAATTACAGTTGATGAAACAAAACAAACAACCTGTGCTCGTTGAAATGGTGGATTATGTAGCTAAAGATTTACCCTCATTTAATTTTGTAGATGGAACGATGGGGTTTGGAAGAGACAGCTATTTAATACTCAAAACATTTAAACAAGCTACCATTTACGCCATAGAACAACATCCTTTAATACATTATGTGATATCAGAAGGCATGAAAAGATATTTAGACGAAGAAACATATAAACGCATTCATTTTATAAATGATGATTACAATAAATGGGTCAAAAGGCATCCAGAAGTCTTGGATTTGCTTTACTTAGATAATATGTTTGAACGCACACTAGACGAAAACGATCGAATGGGTGAGTTATCTAAAATGACGGGAACCAATCAAGAAATAGTGTCCGTATCAGATTACAAATATTTAATCGTAAAAGCACATTATAAGAGTCCGTCTTTCAAAAAATTAAAAGTCACGCAATGTATTCGAAAAAGTACCAAAACACATTACGGCTTGAAAATTAATCATAAAAGACTTGGACATTAA
- the brxA gene encoding bacilliredoxin BrxA, with protein MNAYEQYMKELAQPMRTELTGQGFESLETTDAVKDYMDNAKHDETTFIVVNSVCGCAAGLARPAAVTVAQQNEKKPSRTATVFAGQDKEATETMREYIAQVPSSPSMALFKGSELKYFMPREHIEGRDIQEICMDIKDAFDEYCD; from the coding sequence ATGAATGCATACGAACAATACATGAAAGAATTAGCACAACCAATGAGAACTGAATTGACTGGTCAAGGCTTTGAAAGTTTAGAAACAACTGACGCTGTTAAAGATTATATGGATAATGCAAAGCACGATGAAACAACATTTATCGTTGTAAACTCTGTATGTGGATGTGCTGCAGGCTTAGCACGTCCAGCAGCTGTCACTGTTGCTCAACAAAATGAAAAGAAACCATCTAGAACAGCTACTGTATTTGCTGGTCAAGATAAAGAAGCTACAGAAACAATGAGAGAATATATTGCTCAAGTACCATCAAGTCCATCTATGGCGTTATTTAAAGGTAGCGAACTTAAATACTTTATGCCTCGTGAACATATTGAAGGAAGAGATATCCAAGAAATTTGTATGGATATTAAAGACGCTTTTGATGAATACTGTGACTAA